One Littorina saxatilis isolate snail1 linkage group LG12, US_GU_Lsax_2.0, whole genome shotgun sequence genomic region harbors:
- the LOC138983264 gene encoding uncharacterized protein: MLLPGVRQSISSAHCPSLSGLFVLTVQVMILTSVQAADWQWVTVMAVNKSEPPNPYDLLMQQGPLNDKEGKETQEPYTLVTNGNFKSSMLDDWANYKQEKVRIILYDKYGYPMWYVDFKKASGGKSPDHWMSASTITSTSDYRVRQTDDVTLGFNEQKLELSIHGNTDRRLQMTWSSSGQEFFLFSTVPWDSTKPPLSLPLTSKTHEDMVQDQLPVSYNKTEKILRFSGNNSGLWIYFPVTHYMVGMSVKKNITEPGELTSFTLDVTIDANCKPYRPVYDSGTNTAKVFTLNYTKGPDNSFAALWFDEVVAAQCLAIHGTISAAHNTSFYFYDTEYEVIDAPIFAIQWYIDVAAPPSNDTVCETKLVCTKTLDDVAVLEQHQKELLGLVVQKEDTSKFKRQFISAPDNRPTARLMGAVGIICISLVVLSVVVLDFQHACSVLNRLRKRIKHTLPWASKPPPRPLHSTLRVQQLRARCQGVSRSSSLQLQNCD, from the exons ATGCTTCTGCCGGGTGTCCGACAGTCGATTTCATCTGCTCATTGTCCATCGTTGTCCGGTCTATTTGTCTTGACCGTTCAAGTGATGATTCTGACGAGTGTTCAAG CGGCCGACTGGCAATGGGTGACGGTAATGGCGGTGAACAAAAGCGAACCACCAAACCCCTACGACTTGTTGATGCAGCAAGGACCTCTGAACGACAAAGAGGGCAAAGAAACACAGGAACCGTACACACTCGTCACAAACGGCAACTTTAAGAGCAGCATGTTAGACGATTGGGCCAACTACAAGCAGGAGAAG GTGCGAATCATCCTGTATGATAAGTATGGATACCCCATGTGGTATGTGGATTTCAAGAAGGCTTCCGGTGGCAAGAGCCCGGATCACTGGATGAGCGCCAGTACCATCACCAGCACCTCTGACTACCGAGTAAGGCAAAcggatgacgtcactctcgg GTTCAACGAACAGAAGCTAGAATTGAGTATCCATGGCAACACAGACAGGCGTCTTCAGATGACCTGGTCCTCCAGCGGACAGGAGTTCTTCCTCTTCTCTACCGTGCCATGGGACTCCACTAAGCCACCCCTCTCTT tGCCCTTGACGAGCAAGACGCACGAGGATATGGTTCAGGACCAGTTGCCCGTGTCATATAACAAAACCGAAAAAATACTCAGATTTTCGGGAAATAACTCCGGCTTGTGG ATCTATTTCCCCGTAACGCACTATATGGTCGGTATGAGCGTGAAGAAGAACATAACAGAACCAGGGGAACTCACAAGTTTCACTTTAGACGTGACTATCGACGCAAACTGTAAACCATATCGTCCAGTCTACGACTCCGGAACCAACACGGCAAAA GTGTTCACACTGAACTACACCAAGGGTCCAGACAACTCGTTTGCAGCGTTGTGGTTTGATGAGGTCGTGGCCGCACAGTGTCTCGCCATCCACGGAACAATTTCTGCAGCCCACAACACTTCCTTTTACTTCTATGACACCGAGT ACGAAGTAATTGATGCCCCAATATTTGCTATTCAATGGTACATTG ACGTCGCTGCCCCTCCATCGAACGACACTGTGTGTGAGACAAAGCTGGTGTGCACGAAGACTCTGGATGATGTGGCCGTCCTGGAGCAACATCAGAAAGAGCTCCTGGGGCTGGTCGTGCAAAAGGAGGACACGAGCAA GTTCAAACGCCAGTTCATCTCGGCGCCTGACAACCGGCCCACGGCCAGACTGATGGGCGCGGTGGGGATCATCTGCATCAGTCTGGTCGTGCTCAGCGTCGTGGTGCTGGACTTCCAGCACGCCTGCTCTGTGCTCAACCGCTTGAGGAAGAGGATCAAGCACACGCTGCCCTGGGCCAGCAAGCCGCCTCCCCGGCCACTGCACAGCACGCTCAGGGTTCAGCAGCTGCGGGCCCGCTGCCAGGGGGTCTCTCGTTCTTCATCGCTCCAGTTGCAGAACTGCGACTGA